Within the Thermococcus sp. genome, the region TATGGTGGACTACGAGAAGTGCATAGGCTGCTCCCTCTGTGTCCAGATATGCCCCGGGCTGGCCTTCTTCATGGTGCACTACGTCGGGGATAAGGCGAAGATAACGATGCCCCACGAACTTCTTCCGCTCCCCGAAAGGGGAGAGGAAGTTGTTCTCCTCAACCGCGTGGGGGAGCCCGTCGGGAAAGGCAAGGTCCTCACCGTCGTGCCAAGGGAAAAGAGCAGGGGTGACACTCCGATAATCGTCGTCGAGGTGCCGATAGAGATGGCGTGGGATGTAAGGGCGGTTAAAGTGGGAAGGAGGGAACAACATGGCCGGGAAAAGGATAGTTTGTCGCTGTAACGACGTGACCGTGGAGGACGTTGAGGCTCTCATCGATTCTGGAATTACCGATATCGAGGAGATTAAGAGGCTTCTTCGCGTTGGTATGGGCCCGTGTCAGGGGAGGGCGTGCATTCCGATTGTAATCTCAATCCTCGCAAGGAAGACAGGAAGAAAACCCGAGGAAATACCACTACCTAAAGCGAGGGTTCCAACAAGACCCGTCCGCGTTGAGGTTCTCGTGGGTGGTAGCGATGAGTAAGATAGCGATTATCGGCGGTGGGATAATAGGCGTTGCAACGGCCTACGAGCTGGCAAAGCTTGGGGAAGATGTTATCCTCTTCGAGAAGAACTACTTTGGCTCGGGCTCCACATTCCGCTGTGCCACAGGAATACGCGCCCAGTTCACGGACGAGGCAAACGTTAGGCTCATGAAGTATTCCGTTAAACGATGGGAAGGGCTTGAGGAGGAGCTTGAGGCAGAGATAGGCTTCACTCAGAGCGGGTATCTGTTTCTGGCCACAAGTGAGGAGGAAATCGAGACGTTTAAAGCGAACATAAAGCTCCAGAACCGCTTCGGCGTCCAGACGAGGCTAATCGATATGGACGAGGCCAAGGAAATAGTGCCGATTCTCAACACCGAGCCATTCTTGGCAGGAGCATGGAATCCGAAAGACGGCAAGGCAAACCCCTTCAAGACGCTTTTCGCATACCTAAGGAAGGCCAGAGAGCTGGGTATCGATGCAAGGGAGCACACAGAGGTCGTTGGACTTGAGCGCGAAGGGGATGCCATAACGGCTGTCAAGTTCAGAAGCAACGGAAAAGTTGAGGGCGTTAAGGTCGATGCCGTTTTAAACGCTTCCAACGCCTGGGCACCGCGCATCAACGAGATGGCTAGTTTAAAGCACAACCTCGTGCCGATTACACCATGCAAACACCAGCTCGTCAAGACGGAACCGCTTGAAAGGGGTCAGGCCGAGCCTTTAGTCTGCCCGCCGAGCTGGGACGATGCATACATAATCCAGGACGGCGAGGATGGGGGAATAATCTGTGGCGCTGGAATCGAGCACAAAGCTAAGAGCCTTGACGACTATGAGCCGACCTACGACTTCCTGAAAGGTGCCCTCCGTTATGCCGTGAAAATCGCCCCGCCTATCCGCTACGCCCACATAGTCAGACAGTGGGCCGGGTTCTATGCCAAAACACCCGACAGTAACCCCGCTATCGGAAAACTCCTCGACAACTTTTACATAGCGGCTGGCTTTTCTGGACACGGCTTCATGATGGCTCCTGCCATTGCGCAGGCGATGGCTGAGCTAATTTCAAGGGGCCGTTCAAAGGTTCCTCTCGACTGGGAGTGGTACGACCCGTATAGGTTCGAGAGGGGTGAGCTGAGAAGCTCGGCATTCCAGATAGGCTGAACCCTATTGCCATTTTTACGACAAGAAAAAGATTATAAGGTAACCCGATTAGCACCGTGAGGGTCGTTATGAGGATAGTCTTCGACATAGGTGGCTCTGTTCTCGTTCCCGAAGACCCGGACGTCGATTTTATTAAGGCCATAGCTTACGAGCTCGTCAAGATAAGCGAGGACCACGAGGTTGCGGTGGTTGTGGGTGGCGGAAAAGTTGCAAGGAAATACATCAAAGCCGCGAAGGAATTTACGCCAAACGAGACCTTCAAGGACTACATAGGGATACACATCACGAGGGCAAACGCGATGCTCCTGATAGCGGCGCTCGGGGAAAAGGCCTATCCCTTCGTAATCCAGGACTTCCGTAAGGCATGGGAAGTGATACAGCTCAAGAAGATACCGATAATGGG harbors:
- a CDS encoding (2Fe-2S)-binding protein, with protein sequence MAGKRIVCRCNDVTVEDVEALIDSGITDIEEIKRLLRVGMGPCQGRACIPIVISILARKTGRKPEEIPLPKARVPTRPVRVEVLVGGSDE
- a CDS encoding FAD-binding oxidoreductase encodes the protein MSKIAIIGGGIIGVATAYELAKLGEDVILFEKNYFGSGSTFRCATGIRAQFTDEANVRLMKYSVKRWEGLEEELEAEIGFTQSGYLFLATSEEEIETFKANIKLQNRFGVQTRLIDMDEAKEIVPILNTEPFLAGAWNPKDGKANPFKTLFAYLRKARELGIDAREHTEVVGLEREGDAITAVKFRSNGKVEGVKVDAVLNASNAWAPRINEMASLKHNLVPITPCKHQLVKTEPLERGQAEPLVCPPSWDDAYIIQDGEDGGIICGAGIEHKAKSLDDYEPTYDFLKGALRYAVKIAPPIRYAHIVRQWAGFYAKTPDSNPAIGKLLDNFYIAAGFSGHGFMMAPAIAQAMAELISRGRSKVPLDWEWYDPYRFERGELRSSAFQIG
- a CDS encoding 4Fe-4S binding protein, with the protein product MSVIPPYLQRGYITPDELFSIIPKPSEERLRKRPVAVPECPQEIPCAPCREICPTEAISMPTPNDLPMVDYEKCIGCSLCVQICPGLAFFMVHYVGDKAKITMPHELLPLPERGEEVVLLNRVGEPVGKGKVLTVVPREKSRGDTPIIVVEVPIEMAWDVRAVKVGRREQHGREKDSLSL